One region of Tistrella mobilis genomic DNA includes:
- a CDS encoding LysR family transcriptional regulator: MESIDHFNLRAFDLNLLVAFDALMEEGSVTRAARRLKIGQPAMSHALSTLRMLLQDELFVRVGQVMQPTARAIAVAAPVRAALTQAQAALGARESFRPETERRIFRLGMSSELELLLLPALTARLTAEAPGIRLHARMAPSTQVEAMIDTGVIDLAVGCSLEPASRHRGLDLFPAGVSCCFNPRLLALTVPVGLDAYLAGRHAVVSQSESLHGCVQDALERIRTDLDVVMAAPDFLTVLSAAVEAPVIATISTRVARRFAPALGLTVSPVPLDLVFPPVRMVWPVRLDRDPAAAWLRDRIIETLGLERVHDQAA, translated from the coding sequence ATGGAGAGTATCGACCATTTCAATCTGCGCGCCTTCGACCTCAACCTTCTGGTCGCCTTCGACGCCCTGATGGAAGAGGGCAGCGTCACCCGCGCCGCCCGGCGGCTGAAGATCGGCCAGCCGGCGATGAGCCACGCGCTTTCTACCCTGCGCATGCTTTTGCAGGACGAGCTGTTCGTGCGGGTGGGACAGGTGATGCAGCCCACGGCCCGTGCCATCGCCGTGGCCGCACCGGTGCGTGCGGCCCTGACCCAGGCCCAGGCGGCGCTGGGCGCGCGCGAAAGTTTCCGCCCCGAAACCGAACGCCGCATCTTCCGCCTCGGCATGTCCAGCGAGCTGGAACTGCTGCTTCTTCCCGCGCTCACCGCCCGCCTGACGGCGGAGGCACCCGGCATCCGCCTGCATGCCCGCATGGCCCCCTCCACCCAGGTCGAGGCGATGATCGACACCGGGGTGATCGATCTTGCGGTCGGCTGCTCGCTGGAACCGGCCAGCCGGCATCGCGGGCTCGACCTCTTCCCCGCGGGCGTGTCGTGCTGCTTCAATCCGCGGCTGCTGGCGCTGACCGTGCCGGTCGGGCTGGATGCCTATCTGGCCGGCCGGCATGCCGTGGTTTCGCAGAGCGAGAGCCTGCACGGCTGCGTGCAGGATGCGCTGGAGCGGATCCGCACCGATCTGGACGTCGTGATGGCGGCGCCGGATTTCCTGACCGTGCTGTCGGCTGCGGTCGAGGCGCCGGTGATCGCCACCATCTCGACCCGCGTCGCCCGGCGATTCGCGCCGGCGCTTGGCCTGACCGTGTCGCCGGTGCCGCTGGATCTGGTTTTCCCGCCGGTGCGCATGGTCTGGCCGGTGCGGCTGGATCGCGACCCGGCGGCGGCCTGGCTGCGCGACCGGATCATCGAGACGCTGGGCCTTGAACGGGTGCATGATCAGGCGGCGTGA
- a CDS encoding DNA-3-methyladenine glycosylase I, which yields MSDDDLDRLMAAPGIVRNAAKLRSVGGNAAFFSDLARSHGSVAAWILTFPAGRYMELVRELKMRGDRLGGKTGQLLLRRMGVPSLICSDDVVKALIAADVVSKAPSSARDFAAVQAALDRWQAETGFDLTRISRILALSVG from the coding sequence ATGTCGGATGACGATCTCGACCGGCTGATGGCGGCGCCCGGTATCGTGCGCAACGCCGCCAAGCTGCGCTCGGTCGGCGGCAATGCCGCCTTCTTCTCAGACCTCGCCCGCAGCCATGGCTCGGTCGCGGCCTGGATCCTGACCTTCCCGGCCGGGCGCTATATGGAGCTGGTGCGCGAACTGAAGATGCGCGGCGACCGTCTGGGCGGCAAGACCGGCCAGCTGCTGCTGCGCCGGATGGGCGTGCCGTCGCTGATCTGTTCCGATGACGTGGTCAAGGCGCTGATCGCCGCCGATGTCGTTTCGAAAGCCCCGTCTTCGGCCAGGGATTTCGCCGCGGTCCAGGCCGCCCTGGACCGCTGGCAGGCGGAAACCGGCTTCGATCTCACCCGGATCAGCCGCATTCTGGCGTTGTCGGTGGGCTGA
- a CDS encoding HugZ family protein, translating to MTTPAPSVDTPSDGAPVITPRGRELRLDAALPFDAEDHGRRLLRTARFGTLSTLDPESGYPYGAATNLATDHDGSPVFIMAGLALHARNLAADPRAALTLIEPGLADVLGGVRMTIVGRVVPVTETARLEAVRRRYLARHPKTKLYMTLPDIGLYRLEMADLRVSGGPRRNAGEPQVAHFLTDLSGAEALLAAEAEEVERLNGPWGEDLPGRLARLHGGSDAGRWRAAGIDPEGIDLTSPQGDLRIRFPRRVTDPQAMRSALAALVRPVIVGGGR from the coding sequence ATGACCACGCCCGCCCCCTCTGTCGACACACCGTCCGACGGCGCCCCCGTCATCACCCCGCGCGGCCGGGAGCTGCGCCTGGATGCCGCCCTGCCCTTCGATGCCGAAGATCATGGCCGGCGGCTGCTGCGCACCGCGCGGTTCGGCACGCTGTCGACGCTCGACCCGGAAAGCGGCTATCCCTATGGCGCGGCCACCAATCTGGCGACCGATCACGACGGCAGCCCGGTCTTCATCATGGCCGGGCTGGCGCTGCATGCGCGCAATCTGGCGGCCGATCCGCGCGCCGCGCTGACCCTGATCGAGCCCGGGCTTGCCGATGTGCTGGGGGGCGTGCGGATGACCATCGTCGGCCGGGTGGTGCCGGTGACCGAGACGGCCCGGCTGGAGGCCGTCCGTCGGCGCTATCTGGCCCGGCACCCGAAGACGAAGCTGTACATGACCCTGCCCGATATCGGCCTCTACCGGCTGGAGATGGCGGATCTGCGCGTGTCCGGCGGCCCCCGCCGCAATGCGGGCGAGCCGCAGGTGGCGCATTTCCTGACCGATCTCTCAGGGGCCGAAGCCCTGCTCGCCGCCGAGGCCGAAGAGGTCGAGCGCCTGAACGGCCCCTGGGGCGAGGATCTGCCCGGGCGGCTGGCCCGGCTGCATGGCGGCAGCGATGCCGGACGCTGGCGGGCGGCTGGCATCGACCCCGAGGGCATCGACCTCACCTCTCCCCAAGGCGATCTGCGCATCCGCTTCCCCCGCCGGGTGACCGACCCCCAGGCGATGCGATCGGCGCTGGCAGCGCTGGTCCGGCCGGTGATCGTGGGCGGCGGCAGATGA
- a CDS encoding GntR family transcriptional regulator, with protein sequence MADPKPTALPERRRGSGVKMVYDLLRDEILDLKLAPGSPVDEVQLAERFKMSRTPIREALVRLAGEGLIETLPNRSTMVSNIDFLNLSTFFDALVLMYRVTTRLAAQNHRPEDLPAIRRHHQEYAAAVEARDALAMIATNAAFHAAIAEAGRNPYFTGLFRKLLDEGRRILRLYYRSYEEQFPQRFVDEHAEMIATIEARDVERADQLGRAHAEQIVAQVQKLFSRNGGLDIPL encoded by the coding sequence ATGGCCGACCCGAAGCCCACTGCACTGCCCGAACGCCGACGCGGCTCCGGCGTCAAGATGGTCTATGACCTTCTGCGCGATGAAATTCTCGATCTGAAACTTGCGCCGGGCAGCCCGGTGGACGAGGTGCAGCTGGCGGAGCGGTTCAAGATGTCGCGCACGCCGATCCGCGAGGCGCTTGTCCGCCTGGCCGGCGAGGGGTTGATCGAGACGCTTCCGAATCGGTCGACCATGGTGTCGAACATCGATTTTCTCAACCTCAGCACCTTCTTCGATGCCCTGGTGCTGATGTATCGGGTGACGACGCGGCTGGCCGCACAGAACCATCGGCCGGAAGATCTGCCCGCCATCCGCCGTCATCACCAGGAATACGCGGCGGCCGTGGAGGCGCGCGACGCCCTGGCGATGATCGCCACCAATGCCGCCTTCCACGCCGCCATCGCCGAAGCCGGCCGCAACCCGTATTTCACCGGCCTGTTCCGCAAGCTGCTCGACGAGGGGCGGCGCATCCTGCGTCTCTACTACCGGTCCTATGAAGAGCAGTTTCCGCAGCGCTTCGTGGATGAGCATGCCGAGATGATCGCCACGATCGAAGCGCGTGACGTCGAGCGGGCCGACCAGCTGGGCCGGGCCCATGCCGAGCAGATCGTGGCCCAGGTGCAGAAGCTGTTCAGCCGCAATGGCGGGCTCGATATCCCGCTCTGA
- a CDS encoding dihydrodipicolinate synthase family protein: MKATIFSGVIPALMTPCTPARTPDFDGLVRKARELIDAGMSAVVYCGSMGDWPLLTDAQRMEGVERLVQAGIPVIAGTGAVNTASAVAHAAHAQRVGAQGLMVIPRVLSRGTVVAAQRNHFKAILSAAPDLPAVIYNSPYYGFATRADLFFALRAEHPNLVGFKEFGGPDDMRYAAETITSCDDDVSLMIGVDTCVFHGFVNCGATGAITGIGCVLPKEVLHLSNLAQAAAKGDPDARQRALELESALGVLSSFDEGPDLVLYFKYMMVLKGNPEYALHFNETDELTESQRRYVTTQLKLFDTWYAAWSRLPGAVQTYKA, encoded by the coding sequence GTGAAGGCGACGATTTTCTCCGGTGTGATCCCCGCCCTGATGACCCCCTGCACGCCCGCCCGGACGCCGGATTTCGACGGGCTGGTGCGCAAGGCCCGGGAGCTGATCGATGCCGGCATGTCCGCCGTGGTCTATTGCGGCTCCATGGGCGACTGGCCGCTTCTGACGGATGCGCAGCGCATGGAAGGCGTCGAGCGCCTGGTTCAGGCCGGGATCCCGGTCATTGCCGGCACCGGCGCGGTGAACACCGCCTCTGCGGTGGCGCATGCCGCCCATGCGCAGAGGGTGGGCGCGCAGGGGCTGATGGTCATTCCGCGCGTGCTTTCACGCGGCACGGTCGTCGCGGCGCAGCGGAACCACTTCAAGGCCATTCTGTCCGCGGCCCCTGATCTGCCGGCGGTGATCTATAACAGCCCCTATTACGGCTTCGCCACGCGCGCCGATCTGTTCTTCGCCCTGCGGGCCGAACATCCCAATCTCGTCGGCTTCAAGGAATTCGGTGGCCCCGACGACATGCGCTATGCGGCCGAGACCATCACCAGCTGCGACGACGACGTTTCGCTGATGATCGGCGTCGATACCTGCGTGTTCCATGGCTTCGTGAACTGCGGCGCCACCGGTGCCATTACCGGCATCGGCTGCGTCCTGCCCAAGGAAGTGCTGCACCTCAGCAATCTTGCCCAGGCCGCCGCCAAAGGCGATCCCGATGCCCGGCAGCGCGCGCTGGAGCTGGAATCGGCACTCGGCGTGCTGTCCTCGTTCGACGAGGGGCCGGATCTGGTTCTGTACTTCAAGTATATGATGGTTCTGAAGGGCAATCCGGAATACGCGCTGCACTTCAACGAAACCGATGAACTCACCGAAAGCCAGCGCCGCTACGTCACCACCCAGCTGAAACTGTTCGACACCTGGTATGCGGCGTGGAGCCGGCTTCCGGGTGCCGTACAGACATACAAGGCGTAA
- a CDS encoding transporter substrate-binding domain-containing protein, producing the protein MAATALGGTAQADKLDDIIGSGTLRCAVVLDFPPMGARDANNTPIGFDVDYCKDLAKALGVEAEIVETPFPERIPALMSGRVDVGVASTSDTLERAKTVGMTIPYFAFEMVVTANAGSGVTSFEGMKGKVVGATAGTYEAIALENQVKAWGSGSFRPYQTQADVFLALAQGQIDATVSTSTVAQANVKSGRFAGLSVVGSAPFDTDYVALFTNREEYGLINYLNLFINQQVRTGRYAELYEKWVGGAAPDLTVGSVYR; encoded by the coding sequence ATGGCCGCGACCGCCCTGGGGGGCACGGCGCAGGCGGACAAGCTGGATGACATCATCGGCTCGGGTACGCTGCGCTGCGCGGTGGTGCTGGACTTCCCGCCGATGGGTGCGCGCGATGCGAACAACACGCCGATCGGCTTCGATGTCGACTATTGCAAGGATCTGGCGAAGGCCCTGGGCGTGGAGGCCGAGATCGTCGAGACGCCCTTTCCCGAGCGGATTCCGGCCCTGATGTCGGGCCGCGTCGATGTTGGTGTCGCCTCGACCTCGGACACGCTGGAACGGGCGAAGACCGTGGGCATGACCATCCCCTATTTCGCCTTCGAGATGGTGGTCACGGCGAATGCCGGATCGGGTGTGACGTCGTTCGAGGGCATGAAGGGCAAGGTGGTGGGGGCCACCGCCGGCACTTACGAGGCCATCGCTCTGGAGAACCAGGTGAAGGCCTGGGGCAGCGGGTCCTTCCGCCCCTATCAGACGCAGGCCGACGTTTTCCTGGCGCTGGCCCAGGGCCAGATCGACGCCACGGTCTCCACCTCGACCGTGGCACAGGCCAATGTGAAGTCGGGCAGGTTCGCCGGGCTGTCGGTGGTGGGCAGCGCGCCCTTCGACACCGATTACGTCGCGCTGTTCACCAACCGCGAGGAATACGGCCTGATCAACTATCTGAACCTGTTCATCAATCAGCAGGTCCGCACCGGTCGCTATGCCGAACTCTACGAAAAATGGGTGGGCGGTGCGGCGCCGGATCTTACCGTCGGCAGCGTCTATCGCTGA